The Geomonas ferrireducens genome includes a window with the following:
- a CDS encoding type II secretion system F family protein, whose amino-acid sequence MVYAITATVFIAILLLTAALVYPYMSRRSIVQNRLDKFEVKPVSKVELVEEAPQWYDQLGELGKMLSLSSKEQGKYSKMLVAAGYRKESVYVFFGAKLLLTCLLPGAFFLVYVMAKGLELDLQLLLVLIILAIVGYLAPSYWLYHQYNERQLKIFHTLPDILDLLTVCVDAGLSMDAALIKTTETPQFAEDPLAKEIKVATMETRAGKPRIESLKDMAERTMVDDVKSFVTMLAQTERFGTSLSQALAVHADTLRTKRRQIAEEAAAKTTIKMIFPLILFVFPALLVVILGPAYVQISRTLLK is encoded by the coding sequence ATGGTCTACGCAATTACCGCAACGGTATTCATCGCCATACTGCTCCTGACGGCGGCCCTGGTCTACCCGTACATGTCGCGGCGCAGCATCGTACAGAACAGGCTCGACAAGTTTGAGGTGAAGCCTGTGAGCAAGGTCGAACTGGTCGAGGAAGCCCCGCAGTGGTACGACCAACTGGGAGAGCTGGGGAAGATGCTGAGCCTCTCCTCCAAGGAGCAGGGGAAGTACTCGAAGATGCTCGTCGCCGCCGGTTACCGCAAGGAGAGCGTCTATGTCTTCTTCGGGGCGAAGCTGCTGCTCACCTGCCTTTTGCCCGGCGCTTTCTTCCTGGTCTACGTCATGGCCAAGGGGCTCGAGCTCGATTTGCAACTGCTGCTGGTTCTCATCATCCTCGCGATAGTGGGGTATCTGGCACCCAGTTACTGGCTCTACCACCAGTACAACGAACGTCAGCTGAAGATCTTCCATACCCTGCCGGACATCCTCGATCTTCTGACCGTCTGCGTCGACGCGGGGCTCAGCATGGACGCCGCCCTCATCAAGACGACGGAAACCCCGCAGTTCGCTGAAGACCCTCTGGCGAAAGAGATCAAGGTGGCGACTATGGAGACGCGGGCGGGCAAGCCGCGCATAGAATCGTTAAAGGACATGGCAGAGCGGACCATGGTCGACGACGTGAAGTCCTTCGTCACCATGCTGGCTCAGACCGAGCGCTTCGGCACAAGCCTCAGCCAGGCGCTTGCCGTCCATGCCGACACCTTGCGCACCAAGAGGAGGCAGATCGCCGAGGAGGCCGCCGCAAAGACCACCATCAAGATGATCTTCCCGCTGATCCTGTTTGTCTTCCCCGCTCTTCTGGTTGTCATCCTCGGGCCGGCTTACGTACAGATCAGCAGGACTCTGCTTAAATGA
- a CDS encoding CpaF family protein gives MVPNNPFQMPGSMKDQEFFQDLKSRIHRRLIERLDLAKLDLLGANELNREIGFVIENLIIEEGVPLNQFERDRLVVEIQHETFGLGPLEPLLADPHVSDILVNKSSQVYVERFGKLVRSEVCFKDNAHLLQIIERIVSKVGRRIDESSPYVDARLPDGSRVNAIIPPLALDGPVLSIRRFGQDPLKMSDLLNLGTLDARMEKMLEGAVKTRLNILVSGGTGTGKTTMLNVLSEYIPHDERVITIEDSAELHLKQDHVVRLETRPANIEGRGEVTQRDLVRNALRMRPDRIILGEIRGGEALDMLQAMNTGHDGSISTVHANTTRDALARIETMVLMAGMDLPERAIREQVASALNIVVQLVRFSDGTRKVVKLSEITGMEGNTIVMHDIFVFDQRGIDKEGRVVGVYRATGVRPMFAERFRVYGFELPQGIFEN, from the coding sequence ATGGTTCCCAACAACCCATTTCAAATGCCGGGCAGCATGAAGGACCAGGAATTCTTCCAGGACCTCAAAAGCCGCATCCACCGGCGCCTGATCGAGAGGCTCGACCTCGCCAAACTGGACCTGCTTGGCGCCAACGAACTGAACCGGGAGATCGGTTTCGTCATTGAAAACCTGATCATCGAGGAAGGGGTTCCCCTCAACCAGTTCGAGAGGGACCGCCTGGTCGTCGAGATCCAGCACGAGACCTTCGGTCTGGGCCCACTGGAACCCCTGCTCGCCGACCCGCACGTCTCCGATATCCTGGTGAACAAAAGTTCGCAGGTCTACGTCGAGCGCTTCGGCAAGCTGGTCCGCTCCGAGGTCTGCTTCAAGGACAACGCCCATCTGCTCCAGATCATCGAGCGTATCGTCTCTAAGGTGGGAAGGCGCATCGACGAGTCCTCACCCTACGTCGACGCGAGGCTCCCTGACGGCTCGCGCGTGAACGCCATCATCCCGCCGCTGGCCCTGGACGGCCCCGTCCTCTCCATCCGCCGCTTCGGGCAGGACCCGCTCAAGATGAGCGATCTTTTGAACCTCGGCACGCTCGACGCCCGCATGGAGAAAATGCTCGAAGGGGCGGTGAAGACCAGGCTCAACATCCTCGTTTCCGGGGGTACCGGTACCGGTAAGACGACCATGCTGAACGTCCTGTCCGAATACATCCCCCATGACGAGCGTGTGATCACCATAGAGGACTCCGCCGAGCTCCACCTGAAACAGGACCACGTGGTGCGGCTCGAAACGCGCCCAGCGAACATCGAGGGTCGTGGAGAAGTCACCCAGCGCGATCTCGTGCGCAACGCCCTCAGGATGCGGCCGGACCGTATCATCCTTGGCGAGATCCGTGGCGGCGAGGCGCTCGACATGCTCCAGGCGATGAACACCGGTCACGACGGCTCGATATCCACGGTCCACGCGAACACCACGAGGGACGCGCTCGCACGTATCGAGACCATGGTGCTCATGGCCGGCATGGATCTGCCGGAACGCGCCATCCGGGAACAGGTGGCCTCGGCACTGAACATAGTCGTTCAGCTCGTGCGTTTCTCGGACGGGACCAGGAAGGTGGTCAAGCTCTCCGAGATAACCGGCATGGAAGGAAACACCATCGTCATGCACGACATATTCGTCTTCGACCAGCGCGGCATCGACAAGGAGGGGAGGGTGGTCGGCGTGTATCGCGCGACCGGGGTGCGCCCCATGTTCGCCGAGCGCTTCAGGGTCTACGGCTTCGAACTCCCCCAGGGGATCTTCGAGAACTAG
- a CDS encoding pilus assembly protein TadG-related protein, which translates to MDANRRIRKSDHRGFAVVYLALMIVVLVGFVSLAVDLGYMYVTRGQLQNAADAAALAGAAMNLGDSASVKQKAIEFAAKNKAAGDDVAVTEGDVTIGNWTATATPSFSTARFPINAVRVVARRTVAGASAAEQGKVQLFFGKIFALLPGGGEGWPEMSASAEAIAMRPPRPTIPIALCLTPCSMPTPPSVAAPVKFFFKQSGATAPPPELTVGWTDFSFTSAATDLGPQSDIAKYIHGEMHPADVCNKGIYTNNGVGEAVKELQDEFNSQKDADGKWEVIVPILSPGVDKYGAPVPSCPPGDQPIPYPLNTFAIAWIVDVDRGATPGVTFSRLDCLPCGDPSLMGKSPVLVK; encoded by the coding sequence ATGGATGCCAACAGGCGAATAAGAAAAAGCGATCATAGGGGATTTGCCGTCGTCTACCTTGCGCTCATGATCGTGGTGCTGGTCGGCTTCGTCAGTCTCGCCGTCGACCTGGGCTACATGTACGTGACGCGAGGGCAGCTGCAAAATGCTGCCGATGCCGCGGCTTTGGCCGGTGCTGCCATGAACCTTGGCGACAGCGCGTCGGTAAAGCAGAAGGCGATCGAATTCGCGGCGAAGAACAAGGCGGCGGGAGACGATGTGGCGGTCACCGAAGGGGACGTAACCATCGGGAACTGGACCGCCACCGCGACGCCGAGCTTCTCAACGGCCAGATTTCCGATCAACGCCGTCCGGGTGGTTGCGCGCAGGACGGTTGCCGGAGCAAGCGCCGCTGAACAGGGCAAGGTGCAGCTTTTTTTCGGCAAGATCTTCGCCCTCTTGCCGGGCGGAGGGGAGGGGTGGCCCGAGATGTCCGCTTCCGCAGAGGCGATTGCCATGCGGCCGCCGAGGCCGACCATTCCGATCGCCCTTTGCCTGACGCCGTGCAGCATGCCCACGCCTCCGAGCGTTGCGGCGCCGGTCAAGTTCTTCTTCAAGCAGTCCGGGGCCACCGCACCCCCGCCTGAGCTCACCGTCGGGTGGACCGATTTTTCCTTCACCTCGGCGGCGACCGATCTCGGGCCGCAAAGCGACATCGCCAAGTACATCCACGGCGAAATGCACCCTGCCGATGTCTGCAACAAGGGGATTTACACCAACAACGGTGTGGGGGAGGCGGTTAAGGAACTGCAGGATGAATTCAACAGCCAAAAAGACGCCGACGGCAAATGGGAGGTCATTGTCCCGATACTTAGCCCGGGCGTCGACAAGTACGGGGCGCCGGTTCCTTCCTGCCCGCCTGGCGATCAGCCCATCCCGTACCCGCTGAACACCTTCGCCATCGCCTGGATCGTCGACGTGGACCGAGGTGCCACCCCGGGGGTCACCTTTAGCAGGCTCGATTGTCTTCCCTGCGGAGATCCCTCCCTCATGGGGAAATCTCCGGTACTCGTGAAATAA
- a CDS encoding type II secretion system F family protein — MLLPIVIVTFLAVFCLCLTVYLGVAAVRTSPKYELKRRLQRLARDTDAQGIPEDLRAEIIRETPPLDRILASFPLTRDLDKKLDHAGLEITSSRFVMLTAGLILFGFVISLFMIKSILISLLIAVGFSLSPFIFLNFKITQRFEKFTELFPDALTMISRSLRAGHSFTSAIQLVGEEIQNPVGELFKTAYDQQLLGLRITESLNNMNERIESLDLRFFTTAIAINNDVGGNLSEILENLAKTIRERLKIRRQVRVYTAQGRMTGYVLGVLPVFTFFMFNILNPHYESVLYKETRGLYVLGLAVCLQVVGLFVIRKIIRIRI, encoded by the coding sequence TTGCTGCTACCGATCGTGATCGTGACCTTCCTGGCGGTCTTCTGCCTCTGCCTCACCGTCTATCTCGGCGTCGCAGCGGTCAGGACCTCGCCCAAGTACGAGCTCAAAAGGCGCCTGCAGCGTCTCGCCCGCGATACAGACGCCCAGGGGATACCCGAGGATCTGCGCGCCGAGATCATCAGGGAGACCCCGCCCCTAGACCGTATCCTTGCCTCTTTCCCTCTCACCCGTGACCTGGACAAGAAGCTCGACCACGCAGGCCTTGAGATCACCTCGTCGCGCTTTGTCATGCTGACGGCCGGGCTTATCCTGTTCGGCTTCGTCATCTCGCTCTTTATGATCAAGTCCATCCTCATTTCCCTGCTCATTGCGGTGGGGTTCTCGCTCTCTCCGTTCATCTTCCTGAACTTCAAGATCACACAGCGCTTTGAAAAGTTCACCGAGCTTTTTCCTGATGCCCTCACCATGATCTCACGCTCGCTGCGCGCGGGGCACTCCTTTACGAGCGCCATCCAACTCGTGGGTGAGGAGATCCAGAACCCCGTGGGTGAGCTTTTCAAAACCGCATATGATCAGCAGCTTTTGGGCTTGAGGATTACCGAGAGCCTGAACAACATGAACGAGAGGATCGAGAGCCTGGATCTCAGGTTCTTCACCACCGCGATCGCCATCAACAACGACGTCGGCGGCAACCTCTCGGAGATCCTGGAAAATCTGGCCAAGACGATCCGGGAACGGTTGAAGATAAGGCGGCAGGTCAGGGTCTACACCGCCCAGGGGCGCATGACCGGGTACGTGCTCGGCGTTCTGCCGGTATTCACCTTCTTCATGTTCAACATCCTGAACCCGCATTACGAGTCGGTCCTATACAAGGAAACCAGAGGGCTTTACGTCCTGGGCCTTGCCGTCTGCCTGCAGGTCGTAGGGCTGTTCGTCATTAGAAAGATCATCAGGATAAGGATCTAG
- a CDS encoding response regulator, which produces MQPHISLVIIDSDHSARTAIEATLRPFSETIGIVGSASDFSEGLRMIEKSSPNVVMLEVDDIQKGMQEVQLICAKFPRTSVIVSAAEKSSDWILSLMRAGAVEYMLRPITQEELKQALQKVGRFLFAKGADDTPRGRIFSVYYPTGGVGTTTVAVNLAASLASEGTRVALVDLNLYSGDISTFLDVSPTYTLSSVTSNIDRLDANFLMTVMTRHSSGPFVLTEPNEVDDAILITPDQVRRILEFLRGVFTYVVVDCGGPLIGCNMAIFESSDLILFTTTLSLPALKNSKRYLSAMERKGLRKDRVKLVVNRYLPKADIQVKDAEKVLGHTVYQTIPNDYMDVVGSINKGMPVVRISPGSAVSKAILNLAEMMTKQ; this is translated from the coding sequence ATGCAGCCACACATCTCACTGGTCATCATAGATAGCGATCACTCCGCCAGGACCGCGATAGAAGCCACCCTGCGCCCTTTTTCGGAAACGATAGGGATAGTCGGCTCGGCGAGCGACTTCTCCGAGGGGCTGCGGATGATCGAGAAGTCATCCCCGAACGTCGTCATGCTCGAGGTGGACGACATACAAAAGGGTATGCAGGAAGTGCAGCTCATCTGCGCCAAGTTCCCGAGGACCTCGGTCATCGTGAGCGCCGCCGAGAAGAGCTCGGACTGGATCCTGTCGCTCATGCGCGCCGGTGCCGTGGAATACATGCTGCGCCCCATCACCCAGGAGGAACTTAAACAGGCGCTGCAGAAGGTGGGACGCTTCCTCTTCGCCAAGGGCGCCGACGACACCCCCAGGGGGAGGATCTTCTCGGTCTACTACCCGACCGGAGGGGTAGGTACCACGACGGTAGCGGTAAACCTCGCCGCGAGCCTTGCCTCGGAAGGGACCAGGGTCGCCCTTGTCGACCTGAACCTCTACTCCGGCGACATCAGCACCTTTCTCGATGTCAGCCCGACCTACACGCTGAGCAGCGTCACGAGCAACATAGATCGACTCGACGCGAACTTCCTCATGACGGTGATGACCAGGCACAGTTCCGGTCCCTTCGTTCTCACGGAACCCAACGAGGTGGACGACGCCATCTTGATCACCCCGGACCAGGTGCGCCGCATCCTCGAGTTCCTGCGGGGGGTCTTCACCTATGTCGTCGTGGATTGCGGCGGCCCGCTTATCGGATGCAACATGGCGATTTTCGAATCCTCCGACCTGATTCTCTTCACCACTACGCTCAGCCTCCCCGCGCTCAAAAACAGCAAGCGTTACCTCTCGGCGATGGAAAGAAAGGGGCTGAGAAAGGACCGTGTGAAGCTCGTGGTGAACCGCTACCTGCCGAAGGCGGACATCCAGGTGAAGGACGCCGAAAAGGTGCTAGGCCATACCGTCTACCAGACCATACCCAACGATTACATGGATGTGGTGGGGTCGATCAACAAGGGGATGCCCGTGGTCAGGATTTCCCCCGGCTCCGCCGTGAGTAAGGCGATCCTCAACCTGGCCGAGATGATGACGAAACAGTAG
- a CDS encoding Ig-like domain-containing protein, with protein sequence MIVTATLKDANSRPVADQTVNFSIAAGPATAVIASAKTDSNGVALAFIKAGATAVTTNVIVQGASTVSGKSVVGYGSFQVSPADVNLNSARLSLATSSSAVSPNQELLITATARDGSNNPVANLPVSFRVAAGPATMLTASSVTDSNGQATAIVKAGNPSAVANVIVEATTTVNTDQIVANVPFQVVPTANSTVSYRLTMTPSKQVVDNNEEFYVTAFLKDSGGTPVPGKTVNFSVATGEASVITAAATTGSSGECFARIRALNPASTSAVILQASATIDNTTVTALAPVQITTQPLSASIIKMTLVSDKASVGVNSDVILTASVTDLQSPPKPVQNKEVSFKVLAGPGNMVDYSGNVLAQGVATLASTDSVGNAVCRLRSGTVNSSSSIIVQATTTVNDTLVTAYTTIEVVRQNSYVINFLTSKAPTDPDGTLNTLSASLPADAAGLFTFKQLVPFQALDNNGVPLPNLDVSIEINNTGRNPDTLIQLIPPLPGLPVTYPGADPLIVTVRTDDHGMGIFTCNVSLEAPGPGGFNAESIIYQATATVDGITLRSYGGFIASLTQEKAAATTP encoded by the coding sequence ATGATAGTGACGGCGACCCTTAAGGACGCCAACAGCCGTCCCGTTGCCGATCAGACCGTCAACTTCTCCATAGCGGCGGGACCCGCGACGGCTGTCATCGCATCCGCCAAGACCGATTCCAACGGCGTCGCTCTGGCCTTCATAAAGGCCGGCGCAACCGCCGTCACGACCAACGTCATAGTTCAGGGAGCGTCCACCGTTTCCGGAAAGAGCGTTGTCGGCTACGGAAGCTTCCAGGTCTCACCGGCGGACGTCAACCTCAACAGCGCCCGGTTGTCCCTTGCCACCAGTTCCAGCGCGGTCAGCCCCAACCAGGAACTCCTTATCACCGCGACCGCTCGCGACGGCTCGAACAATCCGGTTGCCAATCTCCCCGTGAGCTTCAGAGTCGCCGCCGGACCTGCCACGATGCTCACGGCAAGTTCCGTCACCGATTCCAACGGTCAGGCTACGGCGATAGTGAAAGCCGGTAACCCGTCAGCCGTAGCGAACGTTATCGTCGAAGCGACGACCACGGTAAATACCGATCAGATCGTCGCCAACGTTCCATTCCAGGTGGTACCTACGGCGAACTCGACGGTCAGTTACCGGTTGACCATGACTCCGAGCAAGCAGGTTGTAGACAACAACGAGGAGTTTTACGTCACCGCTTTTCTGAAAGACAGCGGAGGAACCCCGGTTCCCGGCAAAACGGTCAACTTCAGCGTCGCTACCGGCGAAGCCTCCGTCATAACCGCCGCCGCCACCACTGGTTCGTCAGGCGAGTGCTTCGCACGCATTCGCGCATTAAACCCCGCCTCTACCTCTGCCGTCATCTTGCAGGCATCAGCCACCATTGATAACACCACGGTCACGGCGTTGGCGCCGGTGCAGATAACAACGCAGCCTTTGTCCGCGTCCATCATCAAGATGACGCTGGTCAGCGACAAGGCTTCGGTGGGTGTCAACAGCGACGTCATTTTAACCGCCTCCGTCACCGACTTGCAGTCTCCTCCGAAGCCGGTGCAAAACAAGGAGGTTTCCTTCAAAGTCCTGGCAGGCCCGGGCAACATGGTGGATTACTCAGGCAACGTTTTGGCGCAGGGTGTCGCCACCCTCGCAAGCACCGACTCCGTTGGCAATGCGGTTTGCCGCCTGAGGTCGGGAACCGTTAATTCCAGCTCCAGTATCATCGTTCAGGCCACCACAACCGTGAACGACACTCTCGTGACCGCGTACACCACCATCGAAGTCGTGCGTCAGAACAGCTATGTGATAAATTTCCTCACCTCGAAAGCGCCTACCGATCCCGACGGCACCCTGAACACGCTTTCCGCGTCCCTGCCCGCCGATGCCGCCGGACTTTTCACCTTCAAGCAACTCGTGCCTTTCCAGGCGCTCGACAACAACGGTGTTCCTTTGCCGAATCTCGACGTCTCCATAGAGATAAACAACACCGGGAGGAATCCGGATACCCTGATTCAACTGATACCGCCGCTGCCGGGCTTGCCTGTGACATACCCGGGCGCCGACCCCTTAATCGTAACGGTCAGGACCGACGATCACGGCATGGGAATATTCACCTGCAATGTGTCGCTGGAGGCGCCAGGACCTGGTGGGTTCAACGCTGAGTCCATCATTTACCAGGCGACGGCCACCGTCGATGGAATAACACTGAGGTCTTATGGAGGATTTATAGCCTCGCTCACCCAGGAGAAGGCGGCTGCGACCACGCCGTAA
- a CDS encoding glycosyltransferase family 2 protein, translating into MCVYLTGVFIGFLRLLCQGDGQWLWVADRVVWYSGMPVVAGGLLICYDLFVLFPSKRRTTPVRWAPPSNCGVTVVLSAYNDELSIGAAVEDFKAHPLVRRVIVVDNNSSDRTSQCARTAGALVVNEPLQGYGNCVYRALSEGLSFKDTELTLLCEGDMTFRAYDIEKFLAYLPHADIVNGTRISEQLRERRTQLSTFMYYGNFFAGKLLEVKHLGRGTFTDVGTTYKLCRNQALEVLMPYLNPEINLEFNAHFLDTALAQGLAVVECPITFHNRVGLSKGGNSSNLKALAVGSRMIFGLVAGWRKPRAPRQLTQRDPLQG; encoded by the coding sequence ATGTGCGTGTATCTGACCGGCGTTTTCATCGGTTTCCTAAGACTGCTGTGCCAAGGCGACGGGCAGTGGCTATGGGTGGCCGATCGGGTCGTCTGGTACAGCGGCATGCCCGTGGTCGCCGGGGGACTGCTCATCTGTTACGACCTCTTCGTGCTCTTCCCTTCCAAGCGCCGCACGACGCCGGTTCGCTGGGCTCCACCCTCCAACTGCGGCGTGACCGTTGTGCTTTCGGCCTACAACGACGAGCTCAGCATCGGTGCCGCGGTTGAGGACTTCAAAGCGCACCCGTTGGTCAGGCGCGTCATCGTGGTGGACAACAACAGCTCGGACAGAACCTCACAATGCGCGCGAACCGCAGGAGCGCTCGTCGTGAACGAACCGCTCCAGGGGTACGGCAACTGCGTCTATCGCGCCTTGAGCGAGGGGCTCAGCTTTAAAGATACCGAGCTGACCCTTTTATGCGAAGGTGATATGACCTTCCGGGCCTACGACATCGAGAAGTTCCTGGCATACCTGCCGCACGCCGATATCGTCAACGGAACACGCATAAGCGAGCAACTGCGCGAGCGGCGCACGCAGCTCAGCACCTTCATGTACTACGGCAATTTCTTCGCTGGAAAGCTGCTCGAGGTGAAGCATCTGGGACGTGGGACTTTCACCGACGTGGGAACCACCTACAAGCTCTGCAGGAACCAGGCGCTTGAGGTCCTCATGCCGTACCTGAACCCTGAGATCAACCTGGAATTCAACGCCCATTTTCTTGATACCGCGCTGGCTCAAGGTCTCGCGGTCGTTGAGTGTCCGATCACCTTCCACAACCGGGTCGGCCTCAGCAAAGGCGGAAATTCCAGTAATCTGAAGGCCCTGGCGGTTGGGAGCAGGATGATATTCGGGCTTGTTGCGGGGTGGAGAAAGCCCAGAGCGCCCCGTCAATTGACACAACGAGATCCTTTGCAAGGTTAA
- a CDS encoding type II and III secretion system protein family protein produces the protein MITVLKKQLRLLVWALLVTCTYVTVARAGVPLEVGLYKSILVDFKSQNKRIVLVTLANTRKEATDRDTEVTVAAARPGTADASNVVPAAAARKRSSEADAGNTNKFVVPEILSEYVLKLDGISIGNTSMIIWTKGDGDERPVPTFFDLRVVGDRDAIQAQLKEMAPGDGIEVQYANDTVVLSGNVANDQTRTKAFELAKAYSGKVINNITVNEPQQVLLQVKVAQVDKTSLKKLGISFLVKGSSAEGYSNLVAGPDGALTGTSPAMGDLASLGAFQAGVSYFPAGIGAVLQALSTKGLAKVLAEPNLLVKSNQEGNFLAGTKIPLSVVESSNGTAATTIRYETVGIKLKFKPEVMENGLISLKINPAEVSSIQGYLPVNGYPIIDTRNVDTSVELKDGESLVLAGLLQEEEIKNMSKIPLLGDIPILGALFRSSTKDMKEKELVFFITPKIVKPTAPGVKTALPTDKKLTPEQERELSWMPTGE, from the coding sequence ATGATAACCGTCCTGAAAAAACAACTGCGGCTTTTGGTCTGGGCGTTGTTGGTGACCTGCACATATGTGACCGTGGCGCGTGCCGGCGTTCCCCTGGAGGTCGGCCTGTACAAGAGCATCCTGGTGGACTTCAAAAGCCAGAACAAGAGGATCGTGCTTGTGACGCTGGCCAACACGAGGAAAGAGGCGACGGACAGGGATACGGAAGTGACGGTGGCCGCCGCCCGACCCGGGACTGCCGACGCATCTAACGTCGTCCCCGCCGCCGCCGCGAGAAAAAGAAGTTCCGAAGCGGATGCGGGAAACACCAATAAGTTCGTCGTGCCCGAGATCCTGTCCGAGTACGTGCTGAAACTGGACGGGATTTCCATCGGCAACACCAGCATGATCATATGGACCAAGGGGGACGGCGACGAACGTCCGGTCCCGACCTTCTTCGACCTCAGGGTGGTCGGCGACCGTGATGCGATCCAGGCCCAGTTGAAGGAAATGGCACCCGGCGACGGCATCGAGGTCCAGTACGCCAACGACACCGTGGTCCTCTCCGGCAACGTCGCCAACGACCAGACAAGGACGAAGGCGTTCGAGCTCGCCAAGGCCTACTCGGGGAAGGTGATCAACAACATCACGGTGAACGAGCCACAGCAGGTGCTGCTTCAGGTGAAAGTGGCCCAGGTCGACAAAACATCCCTCAAAAAACTCGGCATCAGTTTCCTGGTGAAAGGAAGTTCCGCCGAGGGGTACTCGAACCTCGTTGCCGGGCCTGACGGGGCTCTTACGGGAACCTCACCCGCCATGGGAGACCTCGCCTCGTTGGGGGCCTTCCAGGCCGGGGTCTCCTACTTTCCCGCCGGCATCGGCGCGGTCCTCCAGGCCCTTAGCACCAAGGGGCTGGCCAAGGTGCTGGCGGAACCGAACCTGCTGGTCAAAAGCAACCAGGAGGGGAACTTCCTTGCCGGGACCAAGATACCTCTCAGCGTAGTCGAAAGCTCCAACGGTACCGCGGCAACGACCATCCGGTACGAGACGGTCGGCATCAAGCTCAAGTTCAAGCCTGAAGTCATGGAGAACGGCTTGATCTCGTTGAAGATCAACCCCGCCGAGGTGAGCAGCATCCAGGGATATCTCCCAGTGAACGGGTATCCGATCATCGATACGAGAAACGTGGATACGAGCGTGGAGCTCAAGGACGGCGAGAGCCTGGTCCTTGCCGGGCTGCTTCAGGAGGAGGAGATCAAGAACATGTCCAAGATCCCGCTGCTCGGAGATATCCCGATCCTGGGCGCGTTGTTTCGTTCCAGCACCAAGGACATGAAAGAGAAGGAACTTGTTTTCTTCATCACACCGAAGATCGTGAAACCGACGGCGCCGGGAGTAAAGACCGCACTGCCTACCGACAAGAAGCTTACTCCTGAACAGGAGAGGGAACTGTCATGGATGCCAACAGGCGAATAA
- a CDS encoding DUF192 domain-containing protein, whose amino-acid sequence MSGFFSPRTCSGDMRAIDATSGREIASRVAVADTFFSRLKGLLGREELPPGEAMWIRPCRSVHSFGMKFPIDVVFLDRDMRVVAMTKGLRPGRVSAPPVKAYSVLELPVGVLDAAATVIGNRIEIT is encoded by the coding sequence GTGTCAGGCTTTTTCTCCCCGAGAACATGTTCAGGTGACATGAGGGCGATCGACGCGACCTCAGGGAGAGAGATCGCCAGCCGCGTCGCGGTCGCCGACACTTTTTTCTCCAGGCTAAAGGGGCTCCTCGGCAGGGAGGAGCTCCCGCCTGGAGAAGCGATGTGGATCAGGCCCTGCCGCAGCGTCCACAGCTTCGGAATGAAATTCCCCATCGACGTGGTGTTCCTGGATCGCGACATGCGGGTGGTGGCGATGACGAAGGGGCTTCGACCCGGCCGGGTATCGGCTCCCCCGGTCAAGGCCTACAGCGTCCTCGAACTCCCCGTCGGCGTCCTTGACGCCGCCGCCACCGTCATCGGTAATCGGATTGAAATCACTTAG
- a CDS encoding porin family protein: protein MAADIDGRLGITGKVGFAVPLQDDFITGATDSKTGLAAGGGLIYGLSKNLAAELDITQVPTIDLEVNGLKVGEAAFTDVSLGLQYRFNPDNRLVPYLGAGVDFITGDFQYQSGQKFDFEWTTGGHINAGVDYFVTKGVALTAEVKGVFAPKGDVKGTASEYDPTSFLGAVGVRLFLPENMFR, encoded by the coding sequence ATGGCGGCAGACATTGACGGCAGGTTGGGTATCACCGGAAAGGTCGGTTTCGCCGTTCCTCTGCAGGACGATTTCATCACCGGGGCCACCGATTCGAAAACCGGACTGGCTGCAGGAGGAGGTCTCATCTACGGCTTGAGCAAAAACCTCGCGGCCGAGCTTGATATCACCCAGGTGCCGACCATAGATCTCGAGGTGAACGGATTGAAAGTCGGCGAGGCTGCTTTCACCGATGTCTCCCTCGGGCTTCAGTACCGGTTCAACCCGGATAACCGCCTGGTCCCTTACCTCGGGGCAGGAGTCGATTTCATCACCGGCGATTTCCAGTACCAGTCCGGCCAGAAGTTTGATTTCGAGTGGACCACGGGTGGGCACATAAATGCGGGTGTGGATTATTTCGTCACCAAGGGGGTCGCGCTCACCGCTGAAGTCAAGGGGGTCTTCGCGCCGAAGGGTGACGTCAAGGGCACTGCCAGTGAGTATGATCCGACCAGCTTCCTCGGCGCGGTAGGTGTCAGGCTTTTTCTCCCCGAGAACATGTTCAGGTGA